The Hemicordylus capensis ecotype Gifberg chromosome 5, rHemCap1.1.pri, whole genome shotgun sequence nucleotide sequence acccagcagcttGCACGCAGCAGTTGAATGCACATGGCAACTGCGCATGTAGTGCAATGcctggtggccatgtgcatcctaCGGCCATGTGCTGACTTCTGAGCGGCACAGCACCACGCCTGGAAAAGCGGCAGGGTGGCAGAggatcaggtaaggacctgctttattcatgcttaaaggtacttcCCCTGCCaaaacatttgtgcacatccctacataagaacagccttgctggatcagaccctattttacccagtggcccaccagatgccttggaaaACCACACAACCAGAAGATGAAGACATGCTCCCTCTACTgccactggtatttggaggcatccagcctctgaacatggaggtaacCTAGAGCCACTCAACatgcaaagcagtttatgtagagagagagagagagcgagcgagaggccgTTAATAGGACTGTGCATGTCGGAAAAGCCAGAATTCCATTTTTGGAATTCCCAGCCACTGCTACATGGAGGCAGTGCCTCATGGGACAACTGCCCCAGGTTGGAGGgtctgtgtgtgctttttaaaagctgcctggaACTGGCGCAAGGAGAGCTGGGCAGCAGCGCTGCTGGGAAATgtgcagggggcaggcagggagtgcTGAAGGGAAACCTGGGCACTCGTGTGGGGTGGCTGGGAGAGGCAGGGATGGCAATAGGAACTACATCCACCAGGCATCCCTGCGTCTCCCAACTGCCCCATGAATGCCCACCCCCTGCACGTTTCCCAGGAGCATCACAGCCACTCCTTGCGCGGGTTCTTGGTGGCTTTTAAAGAGCCTCCGCCACCACCCTCCTAACCTGGGGCAGTTGCCCCGTGAGACACCGCCTCCTTGTGGTAGGGGCTGGGAGTTCCGAAACGGAATTCCGACTTTGACAGATGCGCACAGTCCTAGGAGTTAACTACCATGAAACAGCCCATACGGAGCAACTCCATTTAGTCAGCAGCAGTACAGGCCCAAGACCAAAATATATCCTCTTCCTCAGGCCAAGACAGCTTGTAGAACAAACAAGCAGAGGCTACTGCATGCAACTAATTAAGGAGAGGCTGTTGAGGGATACTATGCACTTCACTTGGATGCCGTTCTCTCTGAGGGTTTCCAGAGAATCTGCTGCTCCTTCTACGGTTGTGCTTTCAGGCACTGCATCTGGGccaaagctgctgctgccgctatTACAATTGGCTCTGCCTTCCatcctgcttctcttcctcccctcccttgctGGCAGCCTTGGTGGCCTTTTATCCTTGGTGGCTGCCAAGGAAGCTACGCCTGCATAGGTATGCATTGTGAGGCTGAGTTCTCAGGCCACCCACAACCACCATGATTTTCCTGGGAATCCACCACggtcctcttcccccaccccttctctctcTGCAGGAGATAAAGGAGATAAAGGAGAGCCTGGAATTCCTGGGAAATGGGGGAAAGAGGGACCCCAGGGTGAACGGGGTGCCCAGGGCCCAAAGGGCAGCAAAGGACAGATGGGTGCCCCAGGTGACCCTTGCAAGCACCAGTACGCAGCTTTCTCAGTGGGCCGCAAGAAGGCCCTCCACAGCAGCGAGGGCTACCAGGCCTTGATCTTTGACACGGTCTTTGTGAATCTGTATAGCCACTTTGACATGTTTAAGGGCAAGTTCTACTGCTACGTGGCTGGCCTGTACTTTTTCAGTCTCAACGTCCACACCTGGAATTTCAAGGAGACCTACATGCATGTCATGAGGAACGACCAGGAGGAAGTCATCCTCTATGCCCAGCCCAGCGACCGCAGCATCATGCAGAGCCAGAGCCTGATGCTGGAGCTGCGGGAGAACGACGAAGTCTGGGTGCGCCTCTACAAGCGGGAACGTGACAACGCCATCTACAGCGATGACGTGGACATCTACATCACCTTCAGCGGCTACCTGATTAAACCCAGCCTTGAATAACTGCTTTCCTCCCAAGCACCTCTTCTACCTTCCGTGCACTTCTCTTCACTGCCTGTAACTGCTGCAAACCACACAGAGGAAGACTGGAAGGATCTGAAGAGAGGGGCTTGAGGAAACATTTTTATTACAGAATGCAGGCTGGAGAAAAGAGTGAAAGCTGTCCTCTTGAATCAGAAAGCTGCCGTgttgttaaaaagaaaatacGTTTGGGGAGATTTAATTGTAAATCTGCTTGCTGCCTCTGAGACCGAGAGCTGGGATTCTAAGTAATAAATGGAGAAGAGGGTCAAGGACAACTATTGCTCTTATAATGCACCctcattcagatgtctgtatacaggtacatctttttgtgtgaatgactgaaaagtgaacctgggtacaggccccctgaaatgcaggatgcagatagATAGTGtcctgctgtacttgtgttcagccTAACATGTCAATAGCTGTACCTACATACCGATCTGTACGCTGGCTGATGTGCTGAGCAGTGTTCCTTTTGCCTTGTAACAAGATGTTGGCACAGTTGTGCAAGATGCAagcattgcacaaatgcagttgcgtGACGGATGGCTATGATTTCCAGCAGCCTTCCATCACCCAACTGTGCTCAGTTCTTACATCTTGCACAATTGCACCAACATTCCATTACTGTGCCAACCTTCTGTTATAAGGCAGACCGAGCGTTGCACAATTTGTCAgccactgtacacagactgcataagtgttgaatataatgtgtgaatagggcttatgactCACAACAAATGCCTAGACAAGACAGTTCCTAAGGAATATTTAGTCGAGTAAAGGAACTGAATACTCCTTTGATGAAATTTAAATGTGTTGGGAATACCAGTCCTAGCAGCTGTTCTGCCTCGGAACAGAGCTGGGCTTCCCAGATTTCTTGAAACCTTTGCACCTACAATCTCAGGCTTTGCCCTCACTAGAGTGTTGATCTCTGGGCTTGCTCATGGTGCTTCCTAGACAATATGTTCTAAGCACTCTTGTTTACACAAGGGAAACCATTATGTTTTTCTCTGTTGATCTGAGCTGTCTCGAGCTTAATTGTCACATAGATTCCATGCTAAATGCTGCCCTAAGAGCCATGTCTTGTATTCTGCTAAATGAAGTTTATGGAGCCACTGGTGGGTTGCTGTGCATGGCTAATGGATTGCAGTCAGCTTGGTGAGccacaagttgtgcagccctattgTATACAGTTCTACACATCATAGTTAAGTTAGACCACCCTGTGTGCAGGAACAGGGACCCCTTCCATTAACTAAATCCAATTTTAAAGGGTGTTTGCCTTCATTAGCACCATCCAGCCCTCCTCCTTAGATTGTAAAATTGATAGTATTTCATAGGGGAAGGAAGATTGCTTTCTGTTTTCATATTAATCCCTAGGATGCAAAATCCCTAGGGCTGCAACTCGCATCATATGAACAGGGGTCttacttgaagccctttgaatgCTCAAAGTGCTGTATAAATGCTAAGAATTGGTACATTTCCAGGCACAATGTTAAAAGCAGCTTTCATGCCCGAGTGGTGAATCCATGCATACACATTCCCTGCCCAGTAGACACGCTACCTCTCCCACTCTTATGTGGCTGAGTATCTTAAGCCAATATACCAAAAAACATAGCCCCTTTCCACAGTAGAGGGGTCTCTCAGGGTATCCAGGTAAAGTTTGGAAGCATACAGGACATGTGCTTTTGTCTTGACTGAGCAAATAGCCCTGCAGGGCAGGGTTATCGGGAACCAAGTCCTTTAGGAGCATCCTGCCTCTTTGTGTAGGGTAATCTGGGGCTAACTGAACAAGAGACTCCTCTCTGCAAGACACAGATTGGGAAACCAGCTGTTGTATATTTATAATGTGTGGCGTCCCTGTGTCTCTCTAGGGAACAACAAGAATTTCTAGCACTGAATAACTTCCAGGCCTGAATTCTGAATTCCTCAAGCTTTTGCCTCTTTTTCCATTTCAGCTCTCAAATGCTCCTAGTGACAAGCTGCTGTCTAGCATTTAGAATTTAAAACGGCACCAGGAAGTTGAGTGTGTGTTTACTGGGTCAATAGCTTGCTTTTTGGTGCTAAACTAGGATTTCCATTCTAGGTGCTAAAGAAACCATTTTGGTGCTAATAATTGGTGCTTACTAGGAAATACGTTGGGGTAATGTGGACACAATGAACTGTGGAATTTATGGTGCTTTACAGAAAGATCAAACCAGCCATTGAGAACTCTTgtgtatagatatatagatatatatattctaaatattAAAACTTCCTTATTGCACTTTGAGgtggattttttttccccatttggcTCTTTCCTTGCCAAGAAGTTATTTCATTCCTCTTTTCTTGCCATACAGTGACCTATAGTAGCTTACATGAAAAAGAGACTAAAACAAGAATACAGTAACAaataaacaattaattaaaaaagaGAAACCATTGCAAAAGCAGTAAAAGCCAATGCCCTATTAATTGAAAATTAACCATAATTAACATCATGATCAAGCCACCCATCAACCAGTCAACAGAGCCAGAACAAACATGGCCACTGTTTGATGCAACTGTGACACTGTGATGTACTGAGGGATCTGTGTTGCATCATGTATAATTGTTATTACtgttgatatactgcttttcagcaagaaaaagttctcaaagcatcttACAACTCACAACAGGGACATAGAGAGGTCCTAGCAGCCTGGGGACAAGCCTCTGAGGGCACTGGCTACACCCCTTCCTCACGTCCTCATGCTCAcgcaggagaaaaaggaagcatccaAGGGGCAGATAAAGCCCTCCATCTGATCTAGTTGGGGTTATTCTCTCCAGTTGTCTCAAGTGTGTGGCAAGCTATCAGGTGAACGGGTGCAGAGTGCAAGTACAAGAGATGCAATAGATCAGTGCCTTATTTGGGGAGGTTTTTATAGGCAAAAACGTATCCTGAGGAATGATTGAAGAGTTTCTGCTTAATCTGAAACATAGTGCAGCGGTTcccaccctgggggcccccagatgttgctgcactacacctcccatcagccccagtagtagtttagcaacatctggatgcccccaggttgggaaccactgcactatAGTATTTTGGAATGCTTGCTCCATATTTGGTATGGTTTAAGAATGGATTAGGCTATGTCTGGGTGTTTTATCCTTTGTGCTTTTTCTCCATTGCACTTTCTGGAAAATGGCGTGAAAAGTTCACCTTCGTCTTGGGACTTCTAAGCGCTGTTTCATAAGGGAGGAAGAGAGCTAACATTCCTTTGTTTTTGTCTCTTTTATTCCTCTGATT carries:
- the C1QTNF6 gene encoding complement C1q tumor necrosis factor-related protein 6; translation: MRLSSRVTMETTQMQLHLAFLVLPLFIFGAPTDESSPQEVTTTLSNCKRCCDSPDAPGSSETNLRSSSPHSLPYIMPEVRPYINITILKGDKGDKGEPGIPGKWGKEGPQGERGAQGPKGSKGQMGAPGDPCKHQYAAFSVGRKKALHSSEGYQALIFDTVFVNLYSHFDMFKGKFYCYVAGLYFFSLNVHTWNFKETYMHVMRNDQEEVILYAQPSDRSIMQSQSLMLELRENDEVWVRLYKRERDNAIYSDDVDIYITFSGYLIKPSLE